Proteins co-encoded in one Corynebacterium lujinxingii genomic window:
- a CDS encoding cation diffusion facilitator family transporter, whose amino-acid sequence MNTNAPATASVAADEQKLLERFMRLSIGVAVLTILLKASAAWVTGSVGFLSDALESMINLVAAAVGLWALKLSAKPADDNHNFGHSRAEYFAAQVEGSLILLASVAIIYTAIRRLINPVDVEQVGIGLAFSIVATILNGAVGVVLIRAGKKYRSTTLDADGRHLLTDVWTTVGVIVGMALVWITGWQPLDPIVALVVGINILITGYKLLKSAMLSLLANALPDEEREVLHGYLDNYAAETGVEFTSVRTVEAGRERMVNLVMQVPGDWTVARSHDRADEVEAGIAAALGGAETFVHIEPLGHPTRTGPMTG is encoded by the coding sequence ATGAATACGAACGCACCCGCCACTGCCAGCGTCGCAGCAGACGAACAAAAACTGCTTGAGCGCTTCATGCGGCTGTCCATCGGCGTGGCGGTGCTGACGATTCTGCTCAAGGCCTCCGCGGCGTGGGTCACCGGTTCGGTTGGCTTCCTCTCCGACGCGTTGGAGTCCATGATCAACCTGGTCGCAGCGGCCGTCGGCCTGTGGGCGCTGAAGCTTTCGGCAAAACCTGCCGACGACAACCACAACTTCGGCCACTCCCGCGCGGAGTACTTCGCCGCCCAGGTGGAAGGCTCGCTGATTCTGCTGGCGTCGGTGGCAATCATCTACACCGCCATCCGCAGGCTGATCAACCCCGTCGACGTGGAGCAGGTCGGCATCGGCCTGGCGTTTTCTATCGTGGCGACGATCCTCAACGGCGCCGTCGGCGTCGTGCTCATCCGCGCGGGCAAGAAGTACCGCTCCACCACTCTGGACGCCGACGGGCGCCATTTGCTTACCGACGTCTGGACCACCGTCGGCGTCATCGTCGGCATGGCACTCGTGTGGATCACCGGCTGGCAGCCGCTCGACCCGATCGTCGCACTCGTCGTCGGCATCAACATCCTGATCACCGGCTACAAGCTGCTGAAAAGTGCGATGCTTAGCCTGCTCGCCAATGCCCTGCCTGACGAGGAGCGCGAAGTGCTCCACGGCTACCTGGACAACTACGCGGCCGAGACCGGCGTGGAGTTCACCTCCGTGCGCACCGTCGAGGCCGGCCGCGAGCGCATGGTCAACCTGGTCATGCAGGTCCCCGGCGACTGGACGGTGGCGCGCTCGCACGACCGTGCCGACGAGGTGGAGGCCGGCATCGCCGCAGCCCTCGGCGGCGCGGAAACGTTCGTGCACATCGAGCCGCTCGGCCACCCCACACGCACTGGCCCCATGACGGGGTAG
- a CDS encoding GNAT family N-acetyltransferase has product MMFRSLDEMTPQQVHQLYKLRVDVFVAEQNCPFNEIDDQDADPETKHILALLDDDTLAGCARVFPTETGSRFGRFVVHPGHRGSGLGPQIVRAGIEYTEQFAGDLIVEAQSGLVGYYEQFGLVAEGEEFLDTGVPHRRMRLRR; this is encoded by the coding sequence ATGATGTTCAGATCACTCGATGAGATGACGCCGCAGCAGGTCCACCAGTTGTACAAACTGCGGGTGGACGTGTTCGTCGCGGAGCAAAACTGCCCGTTCAACGAGATCGACGACCAGGACGCCGATCCCGAAACTAAGCACATCCTGGCATTGCTTGACGACGACACCCTCGCCGGCTGTGCCCGCGTCTTCCCCACCGAAACGGGGTCGCGCTTCGGCCGGTTTGTGGTCCACCCCGGCCACCGGGGCTCGGGGCTTGGACCGCAGATCGTGCGCGCCGGCATCGAGTACACGGAGCAGTTCGCAGGCGATCTCATCGTGGAGGCCCAGTCGGGGCTCGTCGGCTACTACGAGCAGTTCGGCCTCGTTGCCGAGGGCGAGGAGTTTTTGGACACCGGCGTCCCGCACCGCAGGATGAGGTTGCGGCGCTAA
- the thiS gene encoding sulfur carrier protein ThiS, with translation MKLTLNGEKTTTQATTVTELVAEVGAPEAGTAVAVDGEVVPRSQWGRALDDDTQVDILTAVQGG, from the coding sequence ATGAAACTGACGCTCAACGGGGAGAAGACCACCACGCAGGCCACAACCGTCACGGAGTTGGTCGCGGAGGTCGGCGCGCCCGAGGCAGGCACCGCGGTGGCTGTCGACGGGGAGGTCGTGCCGCGCTCACAGTGGGGGCGGGCGCTTGACGACGACACACAGGTGGACATCCTCACCGCTGTCCAAGGAGGCTAG
- a CDS encoding glycerol dehydrogenase translates to MGRWVVAIAGAVVGALFFGWLLQMLGVTGILYTVGVLVGSAVTSSAAGALIKPGR, encoded by the coding sequence ATGGGACGTTGGGTCGTCGCAATCGCTGGCGCCGTTGTGGGCGCACTGTTTTTCGGTTGGCTGCTCCAGATGCTCGGAGTCACCGGCATTCTCTACACCGTCGGCGTACTCGTCGGATCGGCCGTGACTTCGTCCGCCGCCGGCGCACTGATCAAACCTGGGCGTTAG
- a CDS encoding Rho termination factor N-terminal domain-containing protein — protein sequence MADSIKDPELYEALLDDGASKSKAAAIANAAARDGRSTVGKRGGKSDAYEDWTKEELYERAQELEIEGRSAMSKGELIEALRD from the coding sequence ATGGCTGACTCAATCAAGGATCCAGAGCTCTACGAAGCGCTTCTCGACGACGGCGCCTCGAAGTCCAAAGCCGCCGCCATCGCCAACGCGGCGGCACGCGACGGGCGCTCCACGGTGGGCAAGCGCGGCGGTAAGTCAGACGCATACGAGGACTGGACGAAAGAGGAGCTCTACGAGCGCGCCCAGGAGCTCGAGATCGAGGGCCGCTCCGCAATGAGCAAGGGCGAACTGATCGAGGCACTGCGTGACTAG
- a CDS encoding amidohydrolase, giving the protein MSDLPILTGHLAGFEDTIAATREKREELYKWFHQHPELSMEEYATSQRIEEVLNEIGFTVTAVGKTGKVGVLENGEGPVVAFRADFDALPIAEDTGLEYSADPALNKMHACGHDMHTTALLGAAEALAKHKDLWSGTFIALFQPGEETGAGAQDMADSGLADKIVKPDVVLGQHIGPWIDNYGVGALAGPVFATCVQTKITLYGRGSHGSMPHLSVDPVVLAAKIIMSLQTIVSRGINPQDMGVVTVGAVHGGDSPNTVPDSVEIKVSTRAYTQELSDKLNKDIRRIVRGECEIAGCDREPTFEIVGGAPVFSNHQAPTNTVMAAFNEQFGDQVGDFGRLCGSEDFPTIAEAWGAPYFYWAVGSKQNIAGEPYNHSPKFAPDLDPVLDLTTRTILVGVSPWLMSR; this is encoded by the coding sequence ATGTCTGACTTACCGATACTCACAGGTCACCTCGCCGGTTTCGAGGACACGATCGCGGCAACGCGCGAGAAGCGCGAGGAGCTCTACAAGTGGTTCCACCAGCACCCGGAGCTGTCCATGGAGGAGTACGCGACCTCGCAACGCATCGAGGAGGTCTTAAACGAGATCGGTTTCACCGTCACCGCCGTGGGCAAGACGGGCAAGGTTGGCGTGCTGGAAAACGGCGAGGGCCCGGTCGTCGCCTTCCGCGCGGACTTCGACGCCCTGCCAATCGCCGAGGACACCGGCCTGGAGTACTCGGCAGATCCGGCGCTGAACAAGATGCACGCCTGCGGCCACGACATGCACACCACCGCGCTGCTCGGCGCGGCAGAAGCACTGGCGAAGCACAAGGACCTGTGGTCGGGCACGTTCATCGCCCTGTTCCAGCCGGGTGAGGAAACGGGTGCGGGCGCGCAGGATATGGCGGATTCGGGGCTGGCGGACAAGATCGTAAAGCCGGATGTGGTGTTGGGCCAGCACATCGGACCGTGGATCGACAATTACGGCGTGGGCGCACTTGCCGGCCCGGTGTTTGCCACGTGCGTGCAGACGAAGATCACGCTCTACGGCCGCGGCTCGCACGGCTCGATGCCGCACTTGAGCGTGGACCCGGTGGTGCTGGCGGCGAAGATCATCATGAGCCTGCAGACGATCGTCTCGCGCGGCATCAACCCGCAGGACATGGGCGTGGTCACCGTCGGCGCGGTCCACGGCGGCGATTCGCCGAACACGGTGCCGGATTCGGTGGAGATAAAGGTCTCCACCCGCGCCTACACCCAGGAACTATCCGACAAGCTGAATAAGGACATCCGGCGCATCGTGCGCGGCGAGTGCGAGATTGCTGGCTGCGACCGCGAGCCGACCTTCGAGATCGTCGGCGGCGCCCCCGTATTCAGCAACCACCAAGCTCCGACCAACACCGTCATGGCCGCATTCAACGAACAGTTCGGCGATCAGGTCGGCGACTTCGGCCGCCTGTGTGGCTCGGAGGACTTCCCCACCATCGCGGAGGCCTGGGGCGCGCCGTACTTCTACTGGGCGGTCGGCAGCAAGCAAAACATCGCGGGCGAGCCGTACAACCACTCCCCCAAATTCGCACCGGATCTGGACCCGGTACTCGACCTGACCACCCGCACCATCCTGGTCGGCGTTTCCCCGTGGCTGATGTCGCGGTAG
- a CDS encoding thiamine phosphate synthase gives MKKPELDLRCYFVTGQGPDVVERARAAAAGGAGVIQVRSKPISARDLYALSRDVVDAVHEANPNTQVLIDDRVDVALALRDHGVAGVHVGQDDLDVRVVRDLLGPDAIIGLTTGTMDLVQAANEHAGVIDYIGCGPFRDTPTKDSGRTPLGLDGYPALVEASEVPLVAIGDVTADDAYDLARQGVDGLAIVRGIMHADDPKRYCERVIEEFERGRQARA, from the coding sequence ATGAAGAAACCTGAACTCGATCTGCGCTGCTATTTTGTCACCGGCCAGGGCCCGGACGTCGTCGAGCGAGCCCGCGCAGCCGCGGCGGGTGGCGCCGGCGTCATCCAGGTCCGCTCGAAGCCGATTAGCGCCCGCGACCTGTACGCCCTCTCCCGCGACGTCGTCGATGCAGTCCACGAGGCAAACCCGAACACGCAGGTGCTTATCGACGACCGCGTGGACGTCGCCCTCGCCCTACGCGACCACGGCGTCGCTGGTGTGCACGTCGGCCAGGACGACCTGGACGTGCGTGTGGTGCGCGACCTGCTCGGGCCGGACGCGATCATCGGCCTGACCACCGGCACGATGGACTTGGTGCAGGCTGCGAACGAGCACGCAGGCGTGATCGATTACATCGGCTGCGGTCCATTTCGCGACACCCCAACGAAGGACTCCGGCCGCACGCCGTTAGGCCTCGACGGCTACCCCGCCCTGGTCGAAGCGTCGGAGGTGCCGCTGGTGGCCATCGGCGACGTCACCGCCGACGACGCGTACGACCTCGCGCGCCAGGGCGTGGACGGGCTGGCGATCGTGCGCGGCATCATGCACGCGGACGACCCGAAGCGCTACTGCGAGCGCGTGATCGAAGAATTCGAAAGGGGCCGACAAGCCCGCGCATAA
- a CDS encoding chymotrypsin family serine protease: MRRFAQARTVVAAAVSALVLSVGGMSVGLAPASADVAAPVDSTDPNYVWRTDIVSKALAGKPTADRVLHRVPGSLHDAPRIPLEAEQARKRGNALYGPGTPLYVGNTVGSEFMCTTTVAGYNNRGQKVAITAGHCGNVGDDVKSADAPQLGVTGKITQVDKARDFAVITLARNTEVTRSYDGTTANHVGGAPLRRGAMVCKKGVATGNTCAPTIEDWGEHNINHVCAMQGDSGAPLMVGDRVIAMVNGGTWHPPFDIACHSPLQGPIHAPTASLRMDTVLPLVHGGFRLP; this comes from the coding sequence ATGCGCCGTTTCGCCCAGGCCCGCACCGTCGTCGCCGCTGCCGTATCCGCTCTCGTGCTGTCTGTCGGCGGCATGAGTGTTGGTCTCGCTCCCGCCTCCGCCGACGTCGCCGCGCCCGTGGACTCCACCGACCCCAACTACGTCTGGCGCACCGACATCGTGAGCAAGGCCCTGGCCGGCAAGCCCACCGCCGACCGCGTGCTGCACCGCGTGCCGGGCTCGCTTCACGACGCCCCACGCATCCCCCTCGAAGCCGAACAAGCCCGCAAGCGCGGCAACGCCCTCTACGGCCCCGGCACCCCGCTGTACGTGGGCAACACCGTCGGCAGCGAATTCATGTGCACCACCACCGTCGCCGGCTACAACAACCGCGGCCAAAAGGTCGCCATCACCGCAGGCCACTGTGGCAACGTCGGCGACGACGTCAAGTCCGCTGACGCCCCGCAACTCGGCGTGACCGGCAAAATCACCCAGGTGGACAAGGCCCGCGACTTCGCCGTCATCACCCTCGCCCGCAACACCGAGGTCACCCGCTCCTACGACGGCACCACCGCCAACCACGTCGGTGGAGCACCTTTGCGACGCGGCGCCATGGTGTGCAAGAAGGGCGTGGCCACCGGAAACACCTGCGCGCCCACGATCGAGGACTGGGGAGAGCACAACATCAACCACGTCTGCGCCATGCAAGGCGACTCCGGCGCCCCGCTCATGGTCGGCGACCGCGTGATCGCCATGGTCAACGGCGGCACCTGGCACCCGCCGTTCGATATCGCCTGCCACAGCCCGCTGCAGGGGCCGATCCACGCGCCGACTGCGTCGCTGCGCATGGACACGGTGCTCCCGCTCGTGCACGGCGGGTTCCGCCTGCCGTAG
- the thiO gene encoding glycine oxidase ThiO, which translates to MIISVVGAGIIGLTTALTLADRGHAVTVHDPDPVSGATYFAGGMLAPTAEVVYKQDPLFPLMKASASYYPDLIALTSKYSDKPTGYRTDGTLVVARDVADKTHLAELREYQEQHGMEVETLTTRQARKYESALSPAIAGAVRIAGDHQVQPRLFTQALIDACHNAGVTFTHEKIDDIDRLEADQVVVANGLGARDLVSYLDLRPVYGDVLQLRVPEHQYPLLDHVVRGFVEDRPVYLIPREDRTLTIGATTREDGRAEAQAQGVFQLLRDAIEIAPAIEECDFLEAAAGARPGTPDDLPYLGRIDERTVVSTGYFRHGILLAGLGARCGAEVVEKQAPSIDLSACDPRRHE; encoded by the coding sequence GTGATTATCTCGGTCGTCGGTGCAGGCATTATCGGCCTCACCACTGCGCTCACCCTGGCGGACCGGGGGCATGCGGTCACGGTCCACGACCCTGACCCGGTCTCCGGCGCCACTTATTTCGCGGGCGGCATGCTCGCCCCGACTGCGGAGGTGGTGTATAAGCAGGATCCGCTGTTTCCGCTGATGAAGGCGTCGGCAAGCTACTACCCGGACCTGATCGCGCTGACCAGCAAGTACTCCGACAAGCCCACCGGCTACCGCACCGACGGCACGCTGGTGGTCGCGCGCGACGTCGCCGACAAGACGCACCTGGCGGAACTGCGCGAGTATCAGGAGCAGCACGGCATGGAGGTGGAAACGCTTACCACCCGCCAGGCCCGCAAATACGAGTCCGCGCTGTCGCCTGCCATCGCCGGTGCGGTGCGCATCGCGGGCGACCATCAGGTGCAGCCGCGGCTGTTCACGCAAGCGCTTATCGATGCCTGCCACAACGCCGGGGTCACCTTCACGCACGAAAAAATTGACGACATCGACCGGCTGGAAGCGGACCAGGTGGTCGTCGCTAATGGCCTGGGCGCGCGCGACCTCGTGTCGTATCTGGACCTGCGCCCGGTGTACGGCGACGTGCTGCAACTGCGCGTTCCTGAGCACCAGTACCCGCTGCTGGATCACGTGGTGCGCGGGTTTGTGGAGGACCGCCCCGTCTACCTCATCCCGCGCGAGGACCGCACGCTGACGATCGGGGCGACCACCCGCGAGGACGGGCGCGCCGAGGCGCAGGCCCAGGGCGTGTTCCAATTACTGCGCGACGCCATCGAGATCGCCCCGGCAATCGAGGAGTGCGACTTCCTCGAGGCGGCCGCGGGCGCGCGACCGGGCACGCCGGACGACCTGCCGTATCTGGGCCGCATCGACGAGCGCACGGTGGTCTCCACCGGCTACTTCCGCCACGGGATCCTGCTTGCGGGGTTGGGGGCGCGGTGCGGTGCTGAGGTCGTCGAGAAGCAAGCGCCCTCAATAGACTTATCTGCATGCGATCCGAGGAGGCATGAATGA
- a CDS encoding inositol monophosphatase family protein — MAGVTDAFISDHRTCSDADLAAALVEHAGALALRMRAEGLGTEFKTSVSDVVTEADRAAERFVAEALEALRPDDGVIGEEGASRTSRTGRTWVIDPVDGTYNFSQGSDYFCSALALIDDSSPRTPTIGAVNRPALDTTWLAVDGVATRNGSALEPLASSSLADSAVVTYLHPTFLADAAVREPWLRVASAAATIRMQGAGSVDLSNLASGQMGAWMQHTVPDWDWLPGKALVEAVGGRCVKVDAGGVTWCVAGNPQIVEEITALLGA, encoded by the coding sequence ATGGCGGGCGTGACTGACGCATTTATCTCCGACCACCGCACCTGCTCCGACGCCGACCTGGCCGCCGCTTTGGTCGAGCATGCCGGGGCGCTCGCCCTGCGCATGCGCGCCGAGGGGCTGGGCACGGAGTTCAAGACCTCCGTGTCCGACGTGGTCACGGAGGCCGACCGCGCCGCCGAGCGGTTCGTCGCCGAAGCACTCGAGGCGCTTCGTCCCGACGACGGCGTCATCGGCGAGGAGGGCGCCTCCCGCACCTCTCGCACCGGCCGGACCTGGGTGATCGACCCGGTCGACGGCACCTACAACTTCTCCCAGGGTTCCGATTACTTCTGCTCGGCGCTCGCGCTTATCGACGACTCCTCGCCCCGCACCCCCACAATCGGCGCCGTCAACCGCCCCGCCCTGGACACCACCTGGCTGGCGGTTGACGGGGTCGCAACCCGCAACGGTTCCGCCCTGGAGCCGCTGGCCTCGTCCTCGCTTGCCGACAGCGCCGTGGTGACCTACCTCCACCCCACCTTCCTCGCCGACGCCGCGGTCCGCGAGCCGTGGCTGCGCGTCGCTTCCGCCGCCGCGACCATCCGCATGCAGGGCGCTGGCTCCGTCGACCTGTCCAACCTGGCCTCCGGCCAGATGGGCGCCTGGATGCAGCACACCGTGCCGGATTGGGATTGGCTGCCGGGCAAGGCGCTCGTCGAGGCTGTCGGCGGACGCTGCGTGAAGGTGGACGCCGGTGGCGTGACCTGGTGCGTGGCGGGCAACCCGCAGATCGTCGAGGAGATCACCGCGCTCCTCGGCGCGTAG
- a CDS encoding DUF418 domain-containing protein — MAPPARTRQRLIVPDLARGTALLGIALANVTSAWIVNDFSQDKSSPGWTLGGVQDGSLIDDISAVFAAMFIHVRGLPMFSTLLGFGFGLVAASMARKGYSAKEARRVLVRRYAMLAVFGLVHMMLIFYGDIMLTYGLIGMLLAVGFTWSGRTLRIISYLVLGLLSAMGVAGAYMTLYFEGDSGAMDRPGDFSSLSAYFAGNFDGGLIMLASQPFAVIQLGALSTIGYLWARERVLIDVQRHRRTLITWTVIAAVIVVGVGLPWGLSAIGVLPTEWELPLMMLNQAVGLFTGPGILAALALATDSLNNEVPGWARAFVALGKRSMSGYLAQSVLFIALVMPFTLGLGAEASVSGQLAAGLLVWLITLGLAVALDRAGHQGPFEWAHRRLSYGKTGRIEPKHDVQITR, encoded by the coding sequence ATGGCTCCACCTGCAAGAACTCGGCAGCGCCTCATCGTGCCCGATTTGGCGCGCGGCACAGCGCTTCTCGGCATCGCGCTGGCGAACGTGACGTCCGCCTGGATTGTGAACGACTTCTCCCAGGACAAGTCGTCTCCCGGCTGGACGCTTGGCGGGGTGCAAGATGGCTCGCTTATCGACGACATCAGCGCCGTCTTCGCAGCCATGTTCATCCACGTGCGCGGCCTGCCGATGTTTTCCACCCTGCTGGGTTTCGGCTTCGGCCTGGTCGCGGCCAGCATGGCGCGCAAGGGCTATTCGGCGAAGGAAGCGCGGCGGGTGCTGGTTCGTCGATACGCAATGCTCGCGGTGTTCGGCCTGGTGCACATGATGCTCATTTTCTACGGCGACATCATGCTCACCTACGGGCTGATCGGCATGCTGCTCGCGGTGGGGTTCACGTGGTCGGGTAGGACGCTGCGGATCATTTCGTACCTCGTGCTGGGGCTGCTTTCGGCGATGGGGGTCGCGGGCGCGTATATGACGCTGTATTTCGAGGGCGACTCGGGGGCGATGGATAGGCCGGGGGATTTTTCGTCGTTAAGCGCGTACTTCGCGGGGAATTTCGACGGCGGGTTGATCATGCTGGCCAGCCAGCCGTTCGCGGTGATTCAGCTCGGCGCGCTGTCCACGATCGGGTATCTGTGGGCGCGTGAGCGGGTGCTTATCGACGTCCAACGCCACCGCCGCACCCTCATCACCTGGACCGTCATCGCGGCGGTGATCGTGGTCGGCGTGGGTCTGCCGTGGGGCCTGTCCGCGATCGGCGTGCTGCCCACCGAGTGGGAGTTGCCGCTGATGATGCTCAACCAGGCCGTGGGGCTCTTCACCGGCCCGGGCATTTTGGCGGCGCTGGCGTTGGCCACGGATTCGCTCAACAACGAGGTGCCGGGCTGGGCGCGCGCGTTTGTGGCGCTGGGCAAGCGCTCCATGTCTGGGTACCTGGCGCAGTCGGTGCTGTTCATTGCGCTGGTGATGCCGTTTACGCTGGGGCTGGGCGCTGAGGCCTCGGTCAGCGGTCAGCTGGCGGCGGGGCTATTGGTCTGGCTGATCACCTTGGGTCTTGCGGTGGCGCTTGACCGCGCTGGCCACCAGGGCCCGTTCGAGTGGGCGCACCGCCGCCTGTCCTACGGCAAAACGGGAAGGATTGAGCCGAAGCATGATGTTCAGATCACTCGATGA
- a CDS encoding thiazole synthase, protein MLEIAGQQFDSHLIMGTGGASSFDMLERALAASGTELTTVAMRRHAATTGAGESVFDLLKRLNIRPLPNTAGCRTARDAVITAKLAREALGTDWVKLEVIADDRTLLPDVVETVDACEMLIDEGFTVLAYTSDDPVAAKRLEDLGAAAVMPLGSPIGTGLGILNPHNIELICSRAEVPVLIDAGVGTASDAALAMELGCSGVLLASAVNRCQDPEAMAHAMRHAVEAGRLARSAGRIPKREHAVASSTFDGLASWADEVL, encoded by the coding sequence GTGTTAGAGATTGCCGGGCAGCAGTTTGATTCGCACCTGATCATGGGCACGGGCGGGGCGAGTTCCTTCGACATGCTGGAGCGTGCGCTCGCGGCCTCTGGCACGGAGTTGACCACGGTGGCGATGCGCAGGCACGCCGCCACCACAGGCGCGGGTGAGAGCGTGTTCGACCTGCTGAAACGCCTGAATATCCGCCCGCTGCCGAACACCGCGGGCTGCCGCACGGCGCGCGACGCGGTGATCACAGCGAAACTGGCGCGCGAGGCGCTCGGCACCGATTGGGTGAAACTCGAGGTCATTGCCGACGACCGCACCCTGCTGCCCGACGTGGTGGAAACGGTGGACGCGTGCGAGATGCTTATCGACGAAGGCTTCACGGTGCTCGCCTACACCTCCGACGACCCGGTGGCGGCGAAGCGACTCGAGGACTTAGGTGCGGCTGCGGTGATGCCGTTGGGCTCGCCGATTGGCACGGGGCTTGGAATCCTCAACCCGCACAACATCGAGCTGATCTGCTCGCGCGCGGAGGTGCCGGTGCTTATCGACGCCGGCGTGGGCACCGCATCCGATGCCGCCCTCGCCATGGAGCTCGGTTGTTCGGGCGTGCTGCTCGCAAGCGCGGTGAATCGCTGCCAGGACCCGGAGGCGATGGCCCACGCGATGCGCCACGCGGTGGAGGCCGGCCGGCTCGCACGTAGCGCGGGGCGGATTCCGAAGCGGGAGCACGCGGTAGCGTCTTCCACCTTCGACGGCCTGGCCAGCTGGGCCGACGAGGTGCTCTAG
- a CDS encoding ThiF family adenylyltransferase: MLPLDELKRTARQMNLPGFDPEQQEALHNARVLVIGAGGLGCPVMQTLAATGVGHITVWDDDHVDITNIHRQILFGAGDVGRRKVDVAAERLRALQPGIEVNAVFDRLTPDNFIGALDGIDLLIDGSDTFATKFLAADAAEITGTPLLWGSVLRYRGDIALWWSGPGAPENSVGMRDLYPTQPDAGSVPDCATAGVLGVTTSVVGSLMSTEAVKFLTGIGRAEIGRLHMYDALSTTIRRFTVTRDPARPLAHTLGTYTDACAVSTDGQSLYDDIRTGAAHALDIREPHERAIADLPFASAHLPLSEVERNPEAVANALAEYAEGDEIVVYCAGGVRSDKFVDTYAKQAQQRGVTLKSLPGGVQRWG, translated from the coding sequence GTGCTCCCGCTCGATGAACTGAAGCGCACCGCGCGCCAAATGAACCTGCCGGGCTTCGACCCGGAGCAGCAAGAGGCCCTGCACAACGCGCGGGTGCTGGTCATCGGCGCCGGCGGCCTGGGCTGCCCCGTCATGCAGACGTTGGCCGCAACGGGTGTTGGCCACATCACGGTCTGGGACGACGACCACGTGGACATCACCAACATCCACCGCCAGATCCTCTTCGGCGCGGGGGACGTGGGCCGCCGCAAGGTCGACGTGGCCGCCGAGCGCCTGCGCGCGCTGCAACCTGGCATCGAGGTGAACGCCGTGTTCGACCGCCTCACCCCCGACAACTTCATCGGAGCGCTCGACGGCATCGACTTGCTTATCGACGGCTCCGATACCTTCGCCACCAAATTCCTCGCCGCCGATGCCGCCGAAATCACCGGCACTCCCCTGCTGTGGGGCTCGGTGCTGCGCTACCGCGGCGACATCGCCCTGTGGTGGTCCGGCCCCGGCGCGCCCGAGAATAGTGTGGGCATGCGGGACCTCTACCCCACCCAGCCGGACGCGGGTTCCGTGCCGGATTGCGCCACCGCCGGCGTGCTCGGGGTGACCACCTCCGTGGTCGGCTCGCTCATGTCCACCGAGGCCGTGAAGTTTCTCACCGGTATCGGCAGAGCGGAAATCGGCCGCCTGCACATGTATGACGCGCTGAGCACCACCATCCGCCGCTTCACCGTCACCCGCGACCCGGCGCGACCACTGGCCCACACCCTTGGCACCTACACCGACGCCTGCGCCGTGAGTACTGACGGCCAGTCGCTTTACGACGACATCCGCACCGGCGCAGCCCACGCCTTAGACATCCGCGAGCCGCACGAGCGCGCCATCGCTGACCTGCCGTTTGCATCCGCACACCTGCCGCTGAGCGAGGTGGAGCGCAACCCCGAAGCGGTGGCGAACGCCCTGGCCGAGTACGCCGAAGGCGACGAGATCGTGGTCTACTGCGCGGGCGGGGTGCGCTCCGACAAGTTCGTGGATACGTATGCGAAACAGGCCCAACAGCGTGGCGTCACCCTGAAATCTTTGCCGGGAGGCGTGCAGCGCTGGGGATAA